A genomic window from Armatimonadota bacterium includes:
- a CDS encoding metallophosphoesterase, with protein sequence MTRRELLKGALVTAAATILPIDLKAAQRKRALRIAHLTDIHVQPELNAGPGMAHALKHAHNLKDKPNLILTGGDLIMDCFATGYDRAKLQWDLFMKVLADNTNLPVVHCIGNHDVWGWDKRESNADHASKAVKKWATDLLKMPRPYMSVERAGWKMIVLDSTHPNGAGYIGKLDEEQFDWLKQELERTPARTPILILSHIPILCASAYFDGDLAKGDNWQVPGSWMHIDARRIIELFVKHPNVKVCLSGHIHQYDKVEYRGITFLCNGAVSGAWWKGDYIGTPPGYGVVDLYDDGTVENQYILTGWKAAS encoded by the coding sequence ATCACGCGAAGAGAACTGCTCAAAGGAGCCTTGGTAACCGCCGCGGCGACCATCCTGCCCATCGACTTGAAAGCCGCTCAGCGAAAGCGGGCTTTGCGAATCGCCCACCTCACCGACATACACGTTCAGCCCGAATTGAATGCCGGGCCGGGCATGGCGCACGCGCTGAAGCATGCCCACAACCTTAAGGACAAGCCGAATCTCATCTTAACGGGCGGCGATCTGATCATGGACTGCTTTGCAACGGGATACGATCGCGCCAAGCTTCAATGGGACCTGTTTATGAAAGTGCTTGCGGACAACACGAATCTGCCCGTTGTGCACTGCATCGGCAACCACGACGTTTGGGGCTGGGACAAGCGCGAGAGCAATGCCGACCATGCTTCCAAAGCCGTCAAAAAGTGGGCGACCGACCTGCTGAAAATGCCCCGCCCCTATATGAGCGTCGAGCGAGCTGGATGGAAGATGATCGTGCTGGACAGCACGCATCCTAACGGCGCAGGCTACATTGGAAAGTTGGACGAGGAGCAGTTCGACTGGCTGAAACAAGAGTTAGAGCGCACGCCCGCTAGGACGCCCATTCTGATTCTCTCGCACATCCCGATTCTGTGCGCTTCGGCCTATTTTGACGGCGATCTGGCCAAGGGCGACAACTGGCAGGTGCCGGGCTCATGGATGCACATCGACGCCCGCCGGATTATCGAACTGTTCGTCAAGCATCCAAACGTCAAGGTTTGCCTGAGCGGCCACATTCATCAATACGACAAGGTGGAGTATCGCGGGATTACTTTCCTCTGCAACGGCGCGGTGTCGGGCGCGTGGTGGAAAGGCGATTACATCGGCACGCCGCCGGGATACGGGGTGGTCGATCTCTATGACGACGGCACGGTCGAAAATCAATACATCCTGACCGGTTGGAAAGCCGCCAGCTAG
- the queG gene encoding tRNA epoxyqueuosine(34) reductase QueG, which produces MLKQRAIDACLAEGFDQAGIAPVDAPPNLDKFHQWLADGYAATMGYMHRWKALRADPKSLLPTAKSAIVAALSYAQGKPRGKEHRIAQYAWGKDYHKVVREKFRRVQAAIGVEADYRICVDSAPILERDLGLLAGIGWYGKNSCLIDSKRGSLFFLGVMLTSLELEPDKPAVGGCGTCRACIDACPTGAIVEPYRVDSSRCISYLTIEHRGPIDDELKPKMGDWIFGCDVCQDVCPFNQARASQPMRAAPATDEQIASEPLDMTLEQILALSEEDFRARFQGSAIKRAKRAGIVRNGAIAAKNRPDLRDRLSALTEDEDEGVRDAARWALEIRPEQQ; this is translated from the coding sequence GTGCTCAAGCAGAGGGCGATCGATGCCTGCCTGGCGGAAGGCTTTGATCAGGCGGGCATCGCGCCGGTCGACGCGCCGCCCAACTTAGATAAGTTCCACCAATGGCTCGCGGACGGTTATGCCGCGACGATGGGCTACATGCATCGATGGAAGGCGCTACGGGCCGACCCAAAGAGCCTTTTGCCTACGGCCAAGAGCGCCATTGTGGCCGCGCTTTCTTACGCTCAGGGCAAACCGCGCGGCAAGGAGCATCGGATCGCCCAATACGCATGGGGCAAGGATTATCACAAGGTCGTTCGCGAAAAATTCCGAAGGGTTCAAGCAGCCATAGGCGTTGAGGCCGACTATCGCATCTGCGTCGATTCGGCGCCCATCTTAGAACGGGATTTGGGCCTGCTTGCGGGCATCGGCTGGTACGGCAAGAACAGTTGCCTGATCGACTCGAAGCGGGGGTCGCTGTTCTTCTTGGGCGTGATGCTGACTTCGCTGGAATTGGAGCCGGACAAGCCTGCCGTCGGCGGTTGCGGAACGTGCCGCGCCTGCATCGATGCCTGCCCGACGGGAGCGATTGTGGAACCTTATCGCGTCGATTCGAGCCGCTGTATCAGTTATCTGACCATCGAACACCGAGGCCCCATAGACGATGAGTTGAAGCCAAAGATGGGCGATTGGATATTCGGCTGCGACGTTTGCCAAGACGTCTGCCCGTTCAACCAAGCCCGCGCTTCGCAACCGATGCGAGCGGCGCCAGCGACCGACGAGCAGATCGCTTCTGAACCGTTAGACATGACGCTCGAGCAGATTCTTGCGCTTTCGGAGGAGGATTTTCGCGCGCGTTTTCAAGGCTCGGCCATCAAACGGGCCAAGCGCGCCGGGATTGTACGAAACGGAGCCATTGCAGCCAAGAATCGGCCAGATTTGAGAGACCGTCTGAGCGCGCTGACCGAAGATGAGGACGAGGGCGTGCGAGATGCAGCGAGGTGGGCGTTAGAGATCAGACCGGAGCAACAATAG
- a CDS encoding biotin--[acetyl-CoA-carboxylase] ligase, whose product MTGLRLAEVDSTQRIAAELVRAGERTYRYVLADHQTAGRGRRGAIWHSRPGSSFCASFMLWRPFEPRVLLAAWAALVAAEKLPLADVRLKFPNDLMLMERKLGGCLVEMCGETAIVGVGINLRIGACPPDLGVSLEEAGAFVDPVELAEAIADGLEAADKDWIERWRARDCSAGRRYRGQETGQEGVALGVDEALRLVIQADDGQVVSTHLAEGTIDR is encoded by the coding sequence GTGACCGGGCTGCGGTTGGCCGAGGTCGATTCCACCCAGCGTATCGCCGCGGAGTTGGTCCGAGCGGGCGAACGAACTTATCGATACGTGCTGGCCGATCATCAAACTGCGGGGCGCGGGCGACGCGGCGCGATCTGGCACAGCCGCCCAGGTTCCTCATTCTGCGCGTCCTTCATGCTGTGGAGACCGTTCGAACCGAGGGTCCTGCTGGCGGCCTGGGCGGCGCTGGTTGCGGCAGAGAAGTTGCCATTGGCCGATGTGCGTTTAAAATTCCCCAACGATCTGATGCTCATGGAGCGCAAACTGGGCGGATGCTTGGTAGAGATGTGCGGCGAGACCGCCATCGTTGGAGTTGGGATCAACCTTCGAATCGGCGCCTGTCCGCCTGATTTGGGCGTTAGTTTGGAAGAGGCAGGAGCTTTCGTCGATCCAGTGGAATTGGCCGAGGCGATAGCCGACGGGCTGGAGGCTGCAGACAAAGACTGGATCGAGCGTTGGCGAGCGCGGGACTGTAGCGCGGGTAGACGCTATCGGGGCCAAGAGACTGGGCAAGAGGGCGTCGCGCTGGGCGTGGACGAAGCCTTGCGATTGGTTATCCAGGCCGATGACGGCCAAGTCGTTTCCACCCATTTGGCCGAAGGTACAATCGACCGATGA
- a CDS encoding DUF1080 domain-containing protein, translating to MRCFVALLICVGISVCQSPKPIFDGRSLTGWRSPDKSGQPYFVEDGALVCPPGGARLFTEETYADFALQLEFKMQSGGNNGIAIRTPWGGHASTEGIEIQLLDDDAHKNAGPTEICGAVYGIVGAKRGASKPAGQWNRIEIRAQGRRIAVVLNDKPIVDANLNEVANRRLLAERPGFLQERGHIGFLGHGSRTEFRNIHIAQLPPSPPDGFVSLMNERHWQGWIGRLPDIEAMSPADRAKAQTEADAVMRENWKFVDGELRYTGKGRNLVSAKEYRDFELVIDWKISTGGDSGIYLRGSPQIQIWDNPVGSGGPFNNAKNPNNPSKKADNPPGEWNRFRILLIDDRVTVFLNDQLIVKNVQFENYWDKEKPLPESGRIELQHHGNPLTFRNIAIREIAPTKP from the coding sequence ATGCGCTGTTTCGTCGCTCTTCTAATCTGCGTTGGGATTAGCGTCTGTCAGTCTCCTAAGCCGATCTTTGACGGCCGATCCTTGACCGGGTGGAGATCGCCGGATAAAAGCGGCCAGCCTTACTTTGTAGAAGACGGCGCCCTCGTCTGTCCGCCGGGCGGAGCGCGGCTGTTCACAGAAGAAACGTATGCCGACTTTGCGCTTCAACTGGAGTTCAAAATGCAAAGCGGCGGCAACAACGGCATCGCGATCAGAACGCCGTGGGGCGGACATGCCAGCACGGAAGGCATCGAGATACAACTCTTGGACGACGACGCGCACAAGAACGCAGGGCCGACCGAGATTTGCGGCGCGGTCTATGGCATCGTTGGCGCAAAGCGAGGCGCCTCCAAGCCTGCGGGGCAATGGAACCGTATCGAGATTCGCGCTCAAGGCAGACGCATTGCGGTCGTTCTGAACGACAAGCCGATCGTCGATGCAAACTTGAACGAGGTCGCGAACCGCCGCCTGTTGGCAGAGCGACCCGGTTTCTTGCAGGAGCGCGGACACATCGGCTTTCTAGGCCACGGCAGCCGCACCGAGTTTCGCAACATCCACATCGCACAGTTGCCTCCCTCGCCGCCGGATGGATTCGTCAGTTTGATGAACGAGCGCCATTGGCAAGGCTGGATCGGCCGCCTGCCCGATATTGAGGCTATGAGCCCGGCTGACCGCGCCAAAGCACAAACCGAAGCCGATGCGGTCATGCGCGAAAATTGGAAATTCGTCGATGGCGAACTCCGCTACACGGGCAAAGGCCGCAACCTCGTCAGCGCCAAGGAATACCGCGACTTTGAACTCGTGATCGATTGGAAGATCTCGACGGGCGGCGACAGCGGAATCTATCTGCGCGGCTCGCCCCAAATCCAGATATGGGACAACCCGGTCGGCTCGGGCGGCCCGTTCAACAATGCCAAAAACCCCAACAACCCCAGCAAGAAAGCCGACAATCCGCCAGGAGAGTGGAACCGATTCAGGATACTCCTCATCGACGACCGGGTTACGGTCTTCTTAAACGACCAGCTGATCGTTAAGAACGTCCAGTTCGAAAACTATTGGGACAAAGAAAAGCCTCTGCCCGAATCGGGCCGGATCGAGCTTCAGCACCACGGAAATCCCTTGACGTTTCGCAACATTGCCATCCGCGAGATAGCGCCGACCAAGCCGTGA
- a CDS encoding peptidylprolyl isomerase → MKRLSTIVGLVLLAALLLFPQGCGGIGGQIPLGNRVRFTIAGKGDIVMVLYKDHAPNTVENMITLVNNRFYNAIKFHRIVPGFVAQAGDPNTKSLDLDDNRIGTGGPGYTIPFEENSLRHLRGSVSMARREGRNTAGSQFFICYNDQPTLDGDYCVFGHVIEGMNVVDSLVRGDIILHAVVEVGEWVD, encoded by the coding sequence ATGAAGCGGTTATCCACGATCGTCGGTCTCGTTCTATTGGCGGCGCTCTTGCTCTTCCCCCAGGGTTGCGGCGGCATCGGCGGTCAGATTCCTCTGGGCAACCGAGTTCGATTCACCATTGCCGGCAAAGGCGACATCGTGATGGTCTTGTACAAAGATCACGCCCCCAATACGGTCGAGAACATGATCACCTTGGTCAATAACAGGTTCTACAACGCCATCAAGTTCCATCGCATCGTGCCCGGGTTTGTCGCACAGGCGGGCGACCCCAACACCAAGTCCCTGGACTTGGACGATAACCGTATCGGCACGGGCGGGCCGGGATACACTATCCCGTTCGAGGAGAACAGTCTGCGACACTTGCGCGGGTCGGTTTCTATGGCTCGGCGAGAGGGTCGCAACACGGCGGGCAGCCAGTTTTTCATCTGCTACAACGATCAGCCCACGCTCGATGGCGACTATTGCGTGTTCGGACACGTGATCGAAGGCATGAACGTAGTGGACAGTCTAGTCCGAGGGGACATTATCCTGCACGCGGTGGTCGAAGTCGGCGAATGGGTTGATTAA
- a CDS encoding HNH endonuclease yields MLVVAAKTINRPGYKYGPYRVMGDVGKSTYFRVDDQDQNDLFDLVRLLPLDTGNAEGSNRYSLPQRFQSIRSVKPEGSILLEKFAERLTLEPRARAVPDERILEMAVYLGQKRLQSVLRESSAQYSDARTDELMAAAQDRSLVDKLRRLYGDQCQLCGFDGRVVYGVEASEAHHIVYLSRGGDDSLENMILLCPNHHTVVHKTLAPFDYATLAFAFPNGRVEPLAINKHIERTVLYKP; encoded by the coding sequence ATGTTGGTGGTCGCCGCCAAAACGATCAACAGACCTGGGTACAAGTACGGGCCATATCGGGTCATGGGGGACGTTGGCAAATCGACGTACTTTCGGGTCGACGACCAAGATCAGAACGATTTGTTCGATCTAGTTCGACTCTTGCCGCTTGATACCGGCAACGCAGAGGGTAGCAACCGTTACAGCTTGCCTCAGCGGTTTCAGTCGATTAGGTCGGTAAAGCCCGAAGGGTCTATTTTGCTGGAGAAGTTTGCGGAGCGTCTCACGCTGGAACCGCGTGCAAGAGCCGTACCGGATGAGCGGATTTTAGAGATGGCGGTCTATCTAGGGCAAAAGCGGCTTCAATCTGTGCTGAGAGAGTCGTCTGCGCAGTATTCGGACGCTCGAACAGACGAGTTGATGGCGGCTGCTCAAGATCGATCGTTAGTAGATAAATTGCGCCGTCTTTATGGCGACCAGTGCCAGCTGTGCGGCTTTGATGGTCGTGTCGTTTATGGCGTTGAGGCAAGCGAGGCGCACCACATTGTTTATCTTTCGAGGGGCGGAGACGACAGTTTGGAGAACATGATTCTGCTCTGCCCGAATCACCATACTGTAGTCCACAAGACCTTGGCCCCTTTCGACTATGCGACCCTTGCGTTTGCTTTCCCGAACGGAAGGGTCGAGCCGTTGGCAATCAACAAGCACATTGAACGAACTGTGCTTTATAAGCCATAG
- a CDS encoding TIM barrel protein: MNRREFIVTSAMAAAGFAVKPAIAQPEAPRLKQDLCWWCYGSMEPKRLIGEAKRIGYSGLELAPEQHWDDIKTAGLEIVTMGGHASIGNGMNDPKEHARIEDEVAKNIEKAKKYGIPILICFSGNRRGMADEAGIENMAACMKRLAPMAEREGITLALEPLNSKVDHRDYHADTTEWGVKMCKLVGSPRVKLLYDIYHMQIMEGDVIRTIRAQHEFIAHYHTAGNPGRNEIGANQELNYAAVARAIADTGHRGYIGQEFIPKGDPIKGMEEAFRICTV, translated from the coding sequence ATGAACCGAAGGGAGTTTATCGTTACCAGCGCGATGGCCGCCGCCGGGTTTGCCGTTAAGCCCGCTATCGCCCAACCGGAGGCGCCTAGGCTAAAGCAAGACCTTTGCTGGTGGTGCTACGGCAGCATGGAGCCGAAGCGACTGATCGGCGAGGCCAAGCGCATCGGCTACAGCGGCTTGGAGCTAGCGCCCGAACAGCATTGGGACGACATCAAAACCGCCGGCTTGGAGATCGTTACGATGGGAGGCCATGCCTCGATCGGCAATGGCATGAACGATCCGAAAGAGCATGCGCGAATTGAGGACGAGGTCGCCAAAAACATCGAGAAGGCGAAGAAGTACGGCATCCCTATCTTGATTTGCTTTTCGGGCAACCGTCGCGGCATGGCGGACGAGGCGGGAATCGAGAACATGGCCGCCTGTATGAAGCGGCTTGCGCCGATGGCCGAACGCGAAGGGATCACGCTCGCCTTGGAGCCGCTGAACAGCAAGGTCGATCACCGCGACTATCATGCCGACACCACCGAGTGGGGCGTCAAGATGTGCAAGCTGGTCGGCTCGCCAAGGGTCAAACTGCTTTACGACATCTATCACATGCAGATCATGGAGGGCGATGTGATCCGCACGATACGCGCCCAGCACGAGTTCATCGCCCACTATCACACGGCGGGCAATCCTGGTCGCAACGAGATCGGCGCGAATCAAGAGCTGAACTACGCCGCCGTCGCTCGCGCCATCGCCGATACCGGACACAGAGGCTACATCGGTCAAGAGTTCATCCCCAAAGGCGATCCTATAAAAGGCATGGAAGAAGCGTTTCGCATCTGCACGGTTTGA
- a CDS encoding N-acetyl-gamma-glutamyl-phosphate reductase has product MIRTIVVGATGYAGSELTRLLIGHPEVEIVALTSRSEAGKPLASLLPQFSGAPLPELTTFDPKSVRADLVFLATENGYAMTVAQDILSQGARIVDLSADFRLHTANDYKDWYGLDHAAPDLLEEAAYGLPELADRSMLSKARIIANPGCYPTASALALALMVRAGLAKPQTLLIDAKSGVSGAGRARIEVDYLFTELTESFKAYGVQKHRHTIEIEQSLGVEALRFTPHLVPMKRGILATCYARPSKSATADELHALYKEAYANEPFVQVRPLGQFPTTREVAHTNRCDIGVWADERAEWLIAISATDNLIKGAAGQAVQNMNLMFGLPETTGLPIVAPV; this is encoded by the coding sequence ATGATTAGGACGATCGTGGTGGGCGCGACCGGATATGCCGGTTCGGAACTGACGCGCCTCCTGATCGGCCACCCCGAAGTCGAGATCGTCGCGCTGACTTCTCGCTCCGAGGCTGGCAAGCCTCTGGCCAGTCTGCTGCCTCAATTCTCCGGCGCTCCCCTGCCCGAGCTGACGACCTTTGACCCGAAGAGCGTCCGCGCGGACTTGGTCTTTCTAGCCACCGAGAACGGCTACGCCATGACCGTCGCCCAGGACATCCTCTCTCAAGGCGCCCGAATAGTGGACCTCTCTGCCGACTTTCGTCTGCACACGGCTAACGATTACAAGGATTGGTACGGCCTCGACCACGCCGCGCCCGATCTGCTGGAAGAAGCGGCCTACGGCCTTCCCGAATTGGCCGATAGATCGATGCTGAGCAAGGCGAGAATCATCGCCAATCCTGGCTGCTATCCCACGGCCTCTGCGCTGGCGCTGGCGCTCATGGTCCGCGCAGGATTGGCCAAGCCCCAGACGCTCCTAATCGACGCCAAGTCCGGCGTTTCTGGCGCCGGTCGGGCCAGAATCGAGGTCGATTATCTCTTTACCGAATTGACCGAAAGTTTCAAAGCGTACGGCGTCCAAAAGCACCGCCATACCATCGAGATCGAGCAGTCTCTAGGCGTTGAGGCCCTCCGATTCACCCCTCACTTGGTTCCCATGAAGCGGGGGATCTTGGCGACCTGCTATGCTCGTCCCAGCAAGAGCGCAACTGCCGATGAACTGCACGCTCTTTACAAAGAGGCGTATGCGAACGAGCCGTTCGTTCAAGTAAGGCCTCTGGGCCAGTTTCCAACCACGAGAGAGGTCGCGCACACCAACCGATGCGACATTGGAGTTTGGGCGGACGAGCGGGCCGAATGGCTGATTGCGATCTCGGCGACCGACAACCTAATCAAAGGCGCCGCAGGGCAGGCGGTGCAAAACATGAACCTAATGTTCGGCCTGCCGGAGACGACCGGTCTGCCTATTGTTGCTCCGGTCTGA
- a CDS encoding CoA-binding protein — protein MNSVLTPEQREKYQNPDTIRRILATAKTVAIVGLSGNPQRPSSFVASYLKHEGYQIIPVNPNETEILGEKCYPSLLQLPEAPDVVEVFRRADQCPEIARDAVQIGAKALWLQLRVVSLEAALIAEAAGMDVVMDRCLKIEHGRFNGSLHWVGMNTELISSRRGR, from the coding sequence ATGAACTCCGTTCTGACACCCGAACAGAGGGAGAAGTATCAGAACCCGGACACCATTCGACGCATCCTAGCGACTGCCAAAACAGTTGCCATTGTCGGGCTTAGCGGCAATCCGCAAAGGCCCAGCTCCTTTGTGGCCTCGTATCTCAAGCACGAGGGTTATCAAATCATCCCTGTCAACCCGAACGAAACGGAGATTTTGGGCGAAAAATGCTATCCGAGCCTGTTGCAGCTGCCCGAGGCGCCCGATGTGGTCGAGGTGTTCCGCCGAGCCGATCAATGCCCCGAGATCGCCCGCGACGCAGTACAGATCGGCGCAAAGGCGCTATGGCTGCAATTGCGCGTGGTCAGCCTGGAGGCGGCGCTGATTGCCGAGGCCGCGGGCATGGACGTCGTGATGGATCGCTGCTTAAAGATCGAGCACGGGCGCTTTAACGGCAGCCTTCATTGGGTGGGGATGAACACCGAGCTGATCTCCAGCCGTCGCGGCCGTTAA
- a CDS encoding tryptophan synthase subunit alpha, with amino-acid sequence MIRERFEACRQKAEGALIVYVTAGDPNLEALPDILQAVDQAGADLIEVGIPFSDPLADGPIIQAAAHRALQAGATLQRVLQTIAARSASISAPLIAMTYYNPPLQYGLERFAREASEAGFAGVIMTDLPPDEAGEWLSVKGDLDPIFLLAPTSSPERIEKVVQFGGGFVYCVSRTGVTGTTEKPWDEAKALVARTRSMTDLPLAVGFGISTPEHAAEICQFADGAVVGSRIVELIARTNDWSQVSNEVSRLKKATVKAAAPPS; translated from the coding sequence ATGATCCGCGAGCGGTTTGAGGCCTGTCGACAAAAGGCAGAAGGGGCTCTAATCGTCTATGTAACCGCGGGCGATCCGAACCTAGAAGCCCTGCCGGACATCTTGCAAGCCGTCGATCAGGCAGGCGCGGATTTGATCGAGGTCGGCATCCCGTTCAGCGACCCTCTGGCCGATGGCCCCATTATTCAGGCCGCCGCGCATAGGGCGCTGCAAGCAGGCGCAACCTTGCAGCGAGTATTGCAAACGATCGCCGCGCGTTCGGCTTCCATCTCTGCGCCCCTCATTGCCATGACCTATTACAATCCGCCGCTTCAGTATGGTCTCGAACGGTTTGCACGCGAGGCTTCAGAAGCAGGTTTCGCGGGCGTCATCATGACCGACCTGCCGCCGGACGAAGCGGGCGAATGGTTGTCCGTGAAGGGCGACTTGGACCCCATATTCCTGCTCGCTCCGACCAGCAGCCCGGAAAGGATCGAAAAGGTCGTCCAGTTCGGCGGCGGCTTTGTCTACTGCGTCTCTCGCACTGGCGTAACGGGCACGACCGAAAAACCCTGGGACGAGGCAAAGGCCCTGGTCGCAAGGACGCGCTCCATGACCGATCTGCCGCTGGCTGTCGGATTCGGAATCTCTACGCCCGAGCACGCGGCCGAGATCTGCCAATTTGCCGACGGCGCGGTGGTCGGTAGTCGCATTGTGGAACTGATCGCTCGAACGAACGACTGGTCGCAAGTATCGAACGAAGTCTCGCGGCTTAAGAAGGCGACCGTTAAAGCAGCAGCGCCTCCGTCTTAG
- the rsmI gene encoding 16S rRNA (cytidine(1402)-2'-O)-methyltransferase has protein sequence MPLYVVATPIGNLEDMTLRALRTLQEADLIAAEDTRHSRKLLARYEIKTPLISFHEHSTESRIESLIERLRNGETIALITDGGTPGVSDPGAKLVLAALSEGLTVSPLPGPSAVSAALSVSGFAAQFYRFLGFLPRKDGQQRAIFEQYKDEPGPVVFFESPYRIGKTLANALSALGDRPVAVCREMTKQHEEIYRGMLAQAVEKFSAPDQKGEFTVVIGR, from the coding sequence ATGCCCCTTTATGTGGTCGCGACACCAATCGGCAACTTGGAGGACATGACCCTGCGCGCGCTGCGAACGCTTCAAGAGGCCGACCTGATCGCCGCCGAAGACACCCGGCACAGCCGCAAACTCCTCGCTCGCTACGAGATCAAGACGCCGTTGATCAGCTTCCACGAACACTCGACCGAGAGCCGGATCGAATCATTGATCGAGCGGCTTCGGAACGGCGAGACGATCGCGCTGATTACCGATGGCGGCACGCCGGGCGTCTCCGATCCGGGAGCAAAACTGGTCCTGGCTGCGCTTTCGGAAGGCTTGACCGTCTCGCCGTTGCCCGGCCCCAGCGCGGTCTCGGCGGCGCTCTCCGTATCGGGCTTCGCGGCTCAGTTCTATCGGTTTTTAGGGTTTTTGCCGCGCAAGGACGGACAACAGCGGGCAATATTCGAACAGTATAAGGACGAGCCTGGGCCGGTCGTCTTTTTTGAGTCGCCCTATCGTATTGGTAAGACGCTGGCCAACGCTTTATCAGCCTTGGGCGACCGACCGGTTGCCGTCTGCCGAGAGATGACCAAACAGCACGAGGAGATCTATCGCGGCATGCTGGCGCAGGCCGTCGAAAAGTTCTCGGCCCCTGACCAAAAGGGCGAGTTCACGGTCGTTATCGGTCGCTAG
- a CDS encoding molybdopterin molybdotransferase MoeA, with protein sequence MLTVPEAIQLILQSVAPLEPEICSLSEAIGRALATDLTATLDQPAFDNSAVDGYAVRTADLPGKLTLVGVVAAGASEMTELEAGCAARIYTGGPIPLNADAVLMQEDAVIEDDALIVNEALRSGTNIRRRGEELRAGTLIASKGSEIAPAMIGLLATHGYGEVPVRARPRIAIVSTGDELTDIETSPDFGQIRDSNSPMLQALCEQIGCKVTLIERAPDDLDRTIEALERAAQSADCVITVGGASVGDRDFVKSAVERLGEIALHKVAVKPGKPLAFGKVRDAFFFGLPGNPVSAFATFHLFVRPALRKLAGHTNVHLRRAPVIAGEDFPDPHGREEYARVRLQLTEEGLVATSAGHQGSHAQTALVMADALMVVPVGSPLPKGAKTEALLL encoded by the coding sequence ATGCTGACCGTCCCAGAGGCGATTCAGCTCATTCTTCAATCTGTTGCACCCCTCGAGCCGGAGATTTGCTCCCTTTCTGAGGCCATTGGTCGCGCGTTGGCGACGGACTTAACCGCAACGCTCGATCAGCCCGCTTTCGACAACTCGGCCGTGGACGGCTACGCGGTGCGGACGGCCGATCTTCCTGGCAAATTGACGTTAGTTGGAGTCGTTGCAGCCGGGGCGAGCGAGATGACTGAACTTGAAGCCGGATGCGCCGCGCGAATCTATACCGGCGGGCCGATTCCCCTCAACGCCGACGCCGTCTTGATGCAGGAAGACGCGGTCATCGAGGACGATGCTCTCATCGTCAATGAGGCGCTGCGTTCGGGCACAAACATTCGAAGACGGGGCGAAGAACTCCGCGCCGGTACGCTCATTGCCTCAAAAGGCAGCGAGATCGCGCCGGCGATGATCGGTCTGTTAGCTACGCATGGATACGGAGAGGTCCCGGTGCGCGCGCGACCGAGAATCGCAATCGTGTCCACAGGCGACGAACTGACGGATATCGAGACCAGCCCAGATTTTGGTCAAATCAGGGACAGCAATTCGCCGATGCTTCAAGCGCTTTGCGAACAAATTGGATGCAAAGTAACGCTGATAGAGCGGGCGCCGGACGATCTCGATCGCACCATTGAAGCGTTAGAGCGGGCTGCCCAGAGCGCAGACTGCGTGATTACGGTCGGCGGCGCGTCGGTAGGGGATCGGGACTTTGTCAAGAGCGCCGTAGAGCGTTTGGGCGAGATCGCACTGCACAAGGTTGCCGTAAAACCCGGAAAGCCGCTTGCATTCGGCAAAGTGAGAGACGCTTTCTTCTTCGGCTTGCCTGGCAATCCGGTCTCGGCGTTCGCGACGTTTCATCTGTTTGTTCGACCGGCGCTGCGCAAATTGGCCGGTCATACCAACGTGCACCTGCGCCGCGCCCCGGTGATCGCGGGCGAGGATTTTCCCGATCCGCACGGACGCGAGGAGTATGCTCGTGTGCGTCTGCAGTTGACGGAAGAAGGGTTGGTGGCGACCTCGGCGGGGCATCAAGGGTCGCACGCTCAAACAGCGCTGGTCATGGCCGATGCGCTCATGGTCGTACCGGTCGGCAGCCCCTTGCCAAAGGGCGCTAAGACGGAGGCGCTGCTGCTTTAA